A region of Myxococcus stipitatus DSM 14675 DNA encodes the following proteins:
- a CDS encoding non-ribosomal peptide synthetase, with amino-acid sequence MSDALQKRLAGLSPEKRELVLKKLRQQQKAAAPEAASTPPAIPQAPRTGPLPLSYPQRRLWFLDQFEPGTPAYNIPEFVRLRGPLQVQALTRGIVEVVHRHEVLRTTFASENGEPVQHIAPRLVLDVPVVDLTSLPLGAREARCQELALREAGRSFDLAKGPLLAATLVRLGAEDHVLLLVLHHIISDGWSTGVLVRELAALYDAFSRGQPSPLPALAIQYGDFAVWQRRWLQGEVLDAQLGYWRGQLADGDAPLKLPTDRPRPRVRTYAGGKRNFAVDAELTRRLRALAGQEKASLYMVLLAAFQAQLHRYTREPRLSVGTYIANRNRASIEPLIGFFLNTLVMRTDMTGNPRFRDLLRRVVDVTLGAYAHQDVPFEKLLEELAPTRDTSFPPFFQAMLVLQNTPEAEATVGALRMEPYPVAGESFAQFDITLWLAEEGDGLQGTWEYNRDLFDATTADRMVAHFQTLLAGIAARPDEPLSTVPLLPTRERERVLREWNAARLDVPEGVCLHHLIAAHAARTPDALAVVDPERRLTYAQLDRRANQLAQQLRSMGVRTEQRVAICLERSVDLVVAVLAVLKAGGTYVPLDPSYPPDRTALMLSDSRPALLVTRRALRATLPEPLPTVVSLDDDALAIEGQPDACPPGGAGPEHLAYVVYTSGSTGRPKGVMVGHRGLANAYFAWEHDYRLPTLRAHLQMASFSFDVFSGDLARALGSGAALVLCPREWLLEPASLYALMRREHVDCGEFVPAVARLLMAHLQERGERLDFMRLLIVGSDTWDLREYHQLRGLCGPDTRLVSSYGLSEATIDSTFFESPAPVPSEQTVPIGRPFPNAEMYLLDSALQPAPIGVPGELFVGGVGLARGYWEQPGLTAERFVPHPFSAEPGARLYRTGDLARYAADGTLEFIGRNDTQVKLRGHRIELDEIRAKLLEHADVRAVELLVRGEGAARQLVAYLTLVTPGAVGEEALRQHLRQHLPPYMVPAAFVLMDAFPLTPNGKVDRNALPPPGESRRDTSESFIAPRDETERKLAALFEELLGTGPIGAFDSFFDLGGHSLLAVRLVARIREHFGKAPSLAALFQGPTPEHLARVLDEGSERPWSPLVTLQATGEGPPLFCVPGAGGNVLYFRELTRQLGTARPLHGFQAKGLDGEEAPHASVEEMAECYVQALQRVRPHGPYHLLGHSFGSWVAFEMAQRLRAKGEEVAFLGLLNTPVPRSPEAPTEDLALDDAAWMASVASVAGRLYGVDLGVSAETIRPLTPEARLVHVTERLTQKGLLPPDADTRQVRGLIQVYKRAYEITYVLPTEAHAVPITLFRAQERHEDDGVLPGEFAEDSTWGWRRHAEGAVTVVDVPGDHMTMLASPHVEVLAERMRGHLEPLPTKAGA; translated from the coding sequence ATGAGTGATGCACTCCAGAAGCGGCTGGCGGGACTGTCTCCGGAGAAGCGGGAGCTGGTGCTGAAGAAGCTGCGTCAGCAACAGAAGGCCGCGGCGCCCGAAGCGGCGTCGACGCCCCCCGCCATCCCCCAGGCCCCGCGCACCGGACCCCTGCCGCTCTCCTATCCGCAGCGCCGACTGTGGTTCCTGGACCAGTTCGAGCCCGGGACACCGGCCTACAACATCCCCGAGTTCGTGCGACTGCGCGGCCCGCTCCAGGTGCAAGCCCTGACGCGGGGCATCGTCGAGGTCGTCCACCGGCACGAGGTGCTCCGCACGACCTTCGCCTCGGAGAATGGCGAGCCCGTCCAGCACATCGCGCCGCGCCTGGTGCTGGACGTGCCCGTGGTGGACCTGACGTCCCTGCCCCTCGGAGCGCGGGAGGCGCGCTGCCAGGAGCTGGCGCTTCGAGAGGCCGGCAGGTCCTTCGACCTGGCGAAGGGACCGCTCCTCGCGGCCACCCTGGTGCGGCTGGGTGCGGAGGACCATGTCCTGCTGCTGGTGCTCCACCACATCATCTCCGACGGGTGGTCCACGGGTGTGCTCGTCCGCGAGCTGGCGGCGCTCTATGACGCCTTCTCGCGCGGGCAGCCGTCACCGCTGCCGGCACTGGCCATCCAATACGGCGACTTCGCCGTGTGGCAGCGACGCTGGCTCCAGGGCGAGGTGCTGGACGCACAGCTCGGCTACTGGCGCGGGCAGCTCGCGGACGGCGACGCGCCCCTGAAGCTGCCCACGGACCGTCCGCGTCCCCGCGTGCGCACGTACGCGGGCGGCAAGCGGAACTTCGCCGTGGATGCGGAGCTCACGCGGCGCCTGCGAGCACTCGCGGGACAGGAGAAGGCCTCGCTGTACATGGTGCTGCTGGCGGCGTTCCAGGCGCAGCTGCACCGCTACACGCGAGAGCCCCGGCTCAGCGTCGGCACGTACATCGCCAACCGGAACCGCGCCTCCATCGAGCCGCTCATCGGGTTCTTCCTCAACACGCTCGTCATGCGCACGGACATGACCGGCAACCCGCGCTTCCGAGACCTCCTGCGGCGCGTGGTGGACGTGACGCTGGGGGCATACGCCCACCAGGACGTCCCCTTCGAGAAGCTGCTGGAGGAACTGGCCCCCACGCGCGACACCAGCTTCCCGCCGTTCTTCCAGGCGATGCTGGTGCTCCAGAACACGCCCGAGGCCGAGGCCACCGTCGGGGCCCTCCGGATGGAGCCCTACCCCGTCGCGGGAGAGTCCTTCGCCCAGTTCGACATCACCCTCTGGCTCGCCGAGGAGGGCGACGGACTGCAAGGCACCTGGGAGTACAACCGGGACCTCTTCGACGCCACCACCGCCGACCGCATGGTGGCGCACTTCCAGACGCTGCTCGCGGGCATCGCGGCGCGTCCCGATGAGCCCCTGTCCACGGTGCCGCTGCTCCCGACGCGGGAGCGCGAGCGGGTCCTGCGCGAGTGGAACGCGGCCCGCCTCGACGTTCCGGAGGGTGTCTGCCTCCATCACCTCATCGCGGCCCATGCCGCCAGGACGCCGGATGCGCTCGCCGTCGTGGACCCGGAGCGCCGCCTCACCTACGCGCAGCTCGACCGGCGCGCCAACCAGCTCGCGCAACAGCTCCGCTCCATGGGGGTGCGAACGGAGCAACGGGTGGCCATCTGCCTGGAGCGCTCCGTCGACCTGGTGGTGGCCGTGCTCGCCGTGCTCAAGGCGGGTGGCACCTACGTTCCCCTGGACCCGTCCTATCCGCCGGACCGCACCGCGCTGATGCTCTCGGACAGCCGGCCCGCGCTGCTCGTCACCCGCCGCGCCCTGCGCGCGACGCTGCCCGAGCCACTGCCCACGGTGGTGAGCCTGGATGACGACGCGCTCGCCATCGAAGGACAGCCGGACGCGTGTCCTCCTGGAGGCGCGGGGCCCGAGCACCTCGCGTACGTCGTCTACACCTCGGGCTCCACGGGGCGCCCCAAGGGCGTGATGGTGGGCCACCGAGGGCTCGCCAACGCCTACTTCGCGTGGGAGCACGACTACCGCCTGCCCACGCTGCGCGCCCATCTCCAGATGGCGAGCTTCTCGTTCGACGTGTTCAGCGGAGACCTGGCGCGGGCGCTCGGCTCGGGGGCCGCGCTCGTCCTCTGTCCCCGGGAGTGGCTGCTGGAGCCCGCGAGCCTCTACGCACTGATGCGGCGGGAACACGTGGACTGCGGCGAGTTCGTGCCCGCGGTGGCGCGACTGCTGATGGCCCACCTCCAGGAGCGTGGAGAGCGGCTGGACTTCATGCGGCTGCTCATCGTCGGCTCGGACACGTGGGACCTGCGCGAGTACCACCAGCTCCGAGGACTGTGCGGTCCGGACACGCGACTGGTGAGCTCGTACGGCCTCAGCGAGGCGACCATCGACAGCACGTTCTTCGAGTCGCCCGCACCGGTCCCCAGCGAGCAGACGGTGCCCATCGGGCGGCCGTTCCCGAACGCGGAGATGTACCTGCTGGACTCGGCGCTCCAGCCCGCGCCCATCGGTGTTCCAGGAGAGCTGTTCGTCGGGGGCGTGGGGCTGGCGCGGGGCTACTGGGAACAGCCGGGGCTCACGGCCGAGCGCTTCGTCCCCCATCCCTTCAGCGCGGAGCCTGGGGCGCGCCTGTACCGGACGGGAGACCTGGCGCGGTACGCGGCGGATGGGACGCTGGAGTTCATCGGACGCAACGACACGCAGGTGAAGCTGCGGGGTCATCGCATCGAGCTGGATGAAATCCGGGCGAAGCTGCTGGAGCACGCGGACGTGCGCGCCGTGGAGCTGCTCGTCCGAGGCGAGGGCGCGGCACGACAGCTTGTCGCGTATCTCACGCTGGTGACGCCCGGCGCGGTGGGCGAGGAGGCGCTTCGTCAGCACCTGCGACAACACCTGCCGCCGTACATGGTGCCCGCGGCCTTCGTCCTGATGGACGCCTTCCCACTCACGCCCAACGGCAAGGTGGACCGGAACGCCCTGCCCCCGCCGGGCGAGTCCCGGCGCGACACCTCGGAGAGCTTCATCGCGCCGCGCGACGAGACGGAGCGGAAGCTGGCGGCGCTCTTCGAGGAACTGTTGGGGACGGGGCCCATCGGCGCGTTCGACAGCTTCTTCGACCTTGGCGGACACTCGCTGCTCGCGGTCCGGCTGGTGGCGAGGATTCGTGAACACTTCGGCAAGGCCCCCTCGCTCGCGGCCCTCTTCCAGGGTCCGACGCCCGAGCACCTCGCGCGAGTGCTCGACGAGGGGAGCGAGCGTCCCTGGTCCCCGCTGGTGACACTCCAGGCGACGGGCGAGGGCCCTCCGCTGTTCTGCGTACCGGGAGCGGGCGGCAACGTCCTCTACTTCCGGGAGCTGACGCGGCAGCTGGGCACGGCGCGCCCGCTCCATGGGTTCCAGGCGAAGGGCCTGGACGGAGAAGAAGCCCCCCACGCCTCCGTCGAGGAGATGGCGGAGTGCTACGTCCAAGCGCTCCAGCGCGTGCGGCCCCATGGGCCGTATCACCTGCTGGGCCACTCCTTCGGAAGCTGGGTCGCCTTCGAGATGGCGCAGCGGCTTCGGGCGAAGGGCGAAGAGGTCGCCTTCCTCGGCCTCCTCAACACGCCGGTGCCGAGGAGCCCGGAGGCTCCGACCGAGGACCTCGCGCTCGATGACGCGGCTTGGATGGCCTCCGTCGCCAGCGTCGCGGGCCGGCTGTATGGCGTGGACCTGGGGGTCTCCGCCGAGACGATCCGGCCGCTCACGCCGGAAGCACGCCTCGTCCACGTCACGGAGCGACTCACCCAGAAGGGCCTGCTGCCTCCCGATGCGGACACCCGGCAGGTGCGCGGACTCATCCAGGTCTACAAGCGCGCCTATGAAATCACCTACGTCCTCCCGACGGAGGCACATGCCGTCCCCATCACCCTCTTCCGGGCACAGGAGCGACATGAGGACGACGGCGTCCTTCCAGGAGAGTTCGCGGAGGACTCCACCTGGGGCTGGCGACGCCACGCCGAGGGCGCCGTCACCGTGGTGGACGTCCCAGGCGACCACATGACGATGCTGGCCTCGCCCCACGTCGAGGTGCTCGCGGAGCGGATGCGCGGACACCTGGAGCCCTTGCCCACGAAGGCGGGCGCATGA